AGTTTGCAACTCAGGTGTATTGTTCTGATCATGTGCTTCCTTGGGGGATATTATGGTCTTGCTCATACTAGCGCTATCACTACCGGTATcgtttttattttggttAGAGTTatctcttttcttctcGGATAAGTTTGACTCCGATCGATCAACACCTTCCTGTGTTGAGCTCTTACCTTGTATCGAATCACCATTCGGTTTCttggtcttcttcttggatcttttcttcttcttattgGGCTTTATAGGGGTAGGTTCATATTCTACCTGCGATACCTGTTCAGAATTCGTCGTTTTCTCtctcaaaataatattgttaATTTCAACAAGCGCTTCGATTATGTTTTGTGCGAGACCTTCAATCTCGAAAACACGATCTGTACTTTGAGAGAGCTTATATTTTGAAGCTTTCATTCTCAGGTCATATTTATCACGTAGGTCGGCTATCCTGTGTCCTTCTGATCCCAGAACCTTCGATAAATTTGTATTTGAAACCAGCATCCTTATAAAGctcaatttcttgatatcattgacattattgaagaaagttgGATCTGCTCTTATTAAAAGTCTTTTTAAAAAGGGTTTTTCAACAGAATCTATTATTCTTGTAACTTTAGGATTGTTGACCATTATAAGAAGATTTAGAAGTCCCAAGGACACGTCATTTATTGATCCAGTTAAAGTAATGACATAGTCACGAAGATActcatcttctttggtATTCTTCACAGTGACAGCAGAAGcaaacttcttcttcacaaCAGAATTACCATTAGGTACTTCATGGTTTCTCTTGGCTGTCTGTATACTGTTTGGTTTGGCAGTCCTTGATCTATTGTCAAATTTTGGTATATTATTGATCCTATTCCTCCAATCTGGGTATATGATCTTTAGTGCATAGAACTCTTCCTTTGAGTAAAGACACCTCAATCGCACTTGAGACTCAAGATCCATATCTGTACAACAAATATAGAGTATAGTGCGGATTCAATTCtcaatgataaaatatctttcttttcttttttctttctgtgATGCTATTATGACTACTAGgctagaaaagaaagagtgTGATTGTAATGAGTTTATTGTGAATAGTACGAGACTAAAGGCCAAGGCGTAAAACTAGCGCGGTTTGTTAGGATAGTTTTGTCTACTTGATTGCAAATACCAGAAATTGATACGATATGTTTTCTGGtcaatatttttgctaTAACTACAACGTTTGACGCAGTGTTCCTCGGGcttattttgtttttgaggATTTGTAGGGAAACACGGTGCTTTCCTATAGGTGTTATTTATTCCCCACAGTACGGCTATAAGTTtgcctttttttcttttacgATTAAGCTTTATTCGCACAGGTATTTTGAACCCTGGACTGCACTTATAATGGGAGCGGTTTGTTTTAAAATAAGGCCAGGCTTCAGTGTAGGGGAAAAAAACTATTAAGTACACCTGTTTAAACCAAAAGTATTTTTTGCGTTTTATAGTTTATGCTTTTCTTGATCCGGTTTATTAATTTGATTTGTGGGTATTGCTGGAGCTGTGTCACGATCTCTATACTATTAAGGACCAGACGTAATACGCAATGAAAGCTAAAAATGCGTa
This window of the Nakaseomyces glabratus chromosome L, complete sequence genome carries:
- a CDS encoding KH domain-containing protein (CAGL0L06226g~Has domain(s) with predicted RNA binding activity) is translated as MDLESQVRLRCLYSKEEFYALKIIYPDWRNRINNIPKFDNRSRTAKPNSIQTAKRNHEVPNGNSVVKKKFASAVTVKNTKEDEYLRDYVITLTGSINDVSLGLLNLLIMVNNPKVTRIIDSVEKPFLKRLLIRADPTFFNNVNDIKKLSFIRMLVSNTNLSKVLGSEGHRIADLRDKYDLRMKASKYKLSQSTDRVFEIEGLAQNIIEALVEINNIILREKTTNSEQVSQVEYEPTPIKPNKKKKRSKKKTKKPNGDSIQGKSSTQEGVDRSESNLSEKKRDNSNQNKNDTGSDSASMSKTIISPKEAHDQNNTPELQTSNHSKRAVSNEQTQEHNTLQKVSSQRSLNSNHSRKTSDSSTASKTLLLHTSGTDTIISSDQQMFVDIILIPEGYVGRLVGKGGSRLANLRKFTRTKILIDERGSKDESKYRKFTITSSDEKNVQRAKALLQANLVEEQRRDREKLENKIKKHLLNENNEEHL